In Acyrthosiphon pisum isolate AL4f unplaced genomic scaffold, pea_aphid_22Mar2018_4r6ur Scaffold_9104;HRSCAF=9698, whole genome shotgun sequence, a genomic segment contains:
- the LOC103311602 gene encoding ring canal kelch homolog: KDFVIEALSFNIQKSVQYFTIPQTIRCKPRQFGDSQKVILMFNRPDTSPKCYTEWYDPATKLHEKAPGINDCRRVAGLGVIRDQFVFAVGGVNNSSSQSVSMLDVSLQLPSWVPMADLVVKRKQLGVGVLDDCIYAVGGGEVDSELSSVEMFDVSIQKWRLVASMSTKRCDVGVGVLNNRLYAVGGSDNGKTLKSVEYYDHTLDSWTPVAEMSVYRQGVGVGVLDGLMYAIGGYGGGEYLKSVEVYRPSDGVWSSVADMEICRYRPGVVALDGLLYVMGGVSDGFIYSDT; this comes from the exons CCATTCCACAAACAATTCGTTGTAAGCCCAGGCAGTTTGGTGACTCACAAAAA gttattttaatgttcaacCGGCCTGATACATCGCCAAAGTGCTATACAGAATGGTATGACCCAGCAACCAAACTACATGAGAAAGCACCAGGAATAAATGATTGTCGTCGGGTAGCTGGTCTAGGCGTAATTAGAGATCAATTTGTGTTTGCTGTGGGAGGTGTGAATAATTCATCTTCACAATCTGTTAGTATGCTTGATGTTTCTTTACAATTGCCATCTTGGGTTCCAATGGCCGACCTGGTAgttaaacgaaaacaattagGAGTTGGTGTATTGGATGATTGTATATATGCA gtTGGTGGAGGTGAAGTCGACAGTGAATTAAGCAGTGTAGAGATGTTTGATGTCAGTATTCAAAAATGGAGATTGGTAGCTAGTATGTCTACTAAAAGATGTGATGTGGGTGTTGGTGTACTCAATAATCGTTTATAcgca gttGGGGGTTCTGACAATGGTAAAACATTGAAATCTGTTGAATATTATGATCACACTCTTGACTCATGGACACCAGTTGCAGAGATGTCTGTATACCGTCAAGGTGTTGGTGTAGGAGTCTTGGACGGTCTTATGTATGCTATTGGTGGCTATGGTGGAGGTGAGTATCTTAAAAGTGTTGAGGTTTATAGACCGAGTGATGGAGTTTGGTCTTCTGTAGCTGATATGGAAATATGCCGATATCGCCCCg gaGTAGTGGCATTAGATGGTTTATTGTATGTGATGGGCGGAGTTTCTGATGGATTTATC